A single genomic interval of Burkholderia cepacia ATCC 25416 harbors:
- a CDS encoding alpha/beta hydrolase, translating to MRYNIGSKSILAHLGGHMAGRKNVEFVAGGRGEHCRGWLYEPRGTGPFPVIVMAHGLGGIKEMRLDAYAQRFCAEGYACLVFDYRHFGASDGSPRQLLDIDRQLEDWSGAIAFARGNRNLRPDQVVLWGTSFGGGHVILSAARDRTIAAAIAQCPFTDGVASLFALNWRSALKVTALALLDVLLSLVGRAPVMVPTAGPPGSGALMTAPDALDGYLALVPDGTAFRNQVAARFGLNIVRYRPGRKAADISCPILFCICEADSVAPAEPTKRYASRAPKGEVRAYRAGHFDIYVGKDFEQVIADQLAFLRRHVPTKQGGAHVDL from the coding sequence CATTGGATCGAAATCTATTCTCGCACACCTTGGGGGACACATGGCCGGGCGAAAAAATGTCGAGTTCGTAGCAGGCGGCCGCGGAGAACATTGCCGTGGCTGGCTGTACGAGCCTCGCGGGACGGGCCCGTTTCCTGTCATCGTGATGGCGCACGGGCTGGGTGGAATCAAGGAAATGCGGCTCGATGCCTATGCGCAACGCTTTTGCGCGGAGGGCTACGCGTGCCTCGTGTTCGACTATCGACATTTCGGAGCGAGCGACGGCTCCCCTCGTCAATTGCTCGATATCGATCGGCAACTGGAGGACTGGTCGGGTGCGATCGCTTTTGCACGCGGGAACCGCAATCTCCGGCCGGATCAGGTGGTCCTGTGGGGGACCTCCTTCGGCGGCGGTCATGTGATTCTCTCCGCAGCACGCGACCGAACTATTGCCGCTGCCATCGCGCAATGCCCGTTCACGGACGGGGTCGCGTCGTTGTTCGCGTTGAACTGGCGTAGCGCGCTCAAGGTTACCGCGCTCGCGCTATTGGATGTGCTGCTATCCCTCGTCGGCAGGGCGCCGGTGATGGTGCCGACGGCGGGTCCGCCCGGTTCCGGCGCGTTGATGACCGCACCGGATGCCCTGGATGGCTATCTCGCGCTCGTACCTGACGGTACTGCATTTCGCAATCAGGTCGCAGCACGCTTCGGCCTGAACATCGTTCGGTACCGCCCCGGTCGCAAGGCAGCCGACATTTCCTGCCCGATTCTATTTTGCATTTGCGAAGCCGACTCCGTCGCTCCGGCGGAGCCGACGAAACGGTATGCCAGCCGCGCACCCAAAGGCGAAGTGCGCGCGTATCGGGCAGGCCACTTCGACATCTATGTGGGCAAGGACTTCGAACAGGTGATCGCCGACCAGCTGGCGTTTCTCCGCCGTCA